One stretch of Amycolatopsis sp. NBC_00345 DNA includes these proteins:
- a CDS encoding PEP/pyruvate-binding domain-containing protein encodes MTFEDSAVVLPLTAVGATMADLVGGKAANLGEMLAAGFDVPGGFCVTTTAYREFRPDDPAFGELESCPADDVTRLAELSAKVRRLVLAAPVPSSVESAVRLACQRLSAGGPVAVRSSSTAEDRPDASFAGQYDTFLDVCGADAVLVAVRQCWASLWSERATRYRAAHDVGRRGPAIAVVVQHMVDAECAGVLHTANPVTGNRAETVVEAAPGLGEAVVSGTVTPDHYRLTADGDVADGDVADGAGTGCLSAARLGELQRLGRSLERYFGAPQDVEWAIGHDGRLRLTQSRPITTLFPIPVHAGHDVRAYSSVNIYQGLDRPFTPMGSYLVRKRQEGMRQYLVAVGFSAEVTDVDGWLYWDITDSVRHAAKRPKVVSFMNNLTAPAGQVVEQLGSDPRFPEVPGSSAEAVPGPGRHRWERVVPALLWPSAARARVVRAAEGKLRGFAGPVEATAQERLSFVEDVHRDVCQIEANLPRGANSARTVVSGYVARLLAGYADPAEIAAVYRGIPHNPTTEMDLVLWQLAVAVRRDPALCAQLLETDAGQLARRQLSGELPSVVQDGIREFLAAYGCRTTAEIDFGVPRWSDDPAPVFVMLANFLRATGDDQDAGKRFAAAAVAAEAKIGELTGRLPRSRAPRAWLARFLLRRTRQLCGLREFPKLCLMRGFALLRRQLLLVGAEIAGAGRLAKAGDVLFLDLPEVRKALAGEDFRDLVTERRAVYERECRRPRVPAVILSDGTVPQPDRASAEAALTGLAAAAGVATGPARVVHDPDGARVEPGEILVAATTDPGWTPLFLTAAALVTETGGMVSHGTTVAREHGIPAVVGVGDATRRIRTGQRITVDGSAGTVTPDDPG; translated from the coding sequence ATGACGTTCGAGGATTCGGCGGTGGTGCTCCCGCTCACCGCTGTCGGCGCCACGATGGCGGACCTGGTCGGCGGAAAGGCGGCGAACCTCGGGGAAATGCTGGCGGCGGGGTTCGACGTCCCCGGCGGGTTCTGTGTGACCACGACGGCTTACCGGGAGTTCCGGCCCGACGACCCCGCGTTCGGCGAGCTGGAATCCTGCCCGGCGGACGACGTCACGCGGCTGGCGGAGTTGTCAGCGAAGGTCCGCCGCCTGGTTCTCGCGGCGCCGGTTCCGTCCTCTGTGGAGAGTGCCGTCCGCCTTGCGTGCCAACGGCTTTCCGCGGGTGGTCCGGTCGCGGTCCGGTCTTCGTCCACCGCCGAAGACCGGCCGGACGCCAGCTTCGCCGGACAGTACGACACCTTCCTCGACGTGTGTGGTGCCGACGCCGTCCTCGTCGCGGTGCGCCAGTGCTGGGCGTCGCTGTGGTCCGAGCGGGCGACGCGGTACCGGGCGGCGCACGACGTCGGGCGCCGCGGTCCCGCGATCGCCGTGGTCGTGCAGCACATGGTCGACGCGGAGTGCGCGGGCGTGCTCCACACCGCGAACCCGGTGACCGGGAACCGCGCCGAGACGGTGGTCGAAGCCGCGCCCGGGCTCGGCGAGGCGGTGGTTTCCGGGACGGTCACCCCGGACCACTACCGCCTGACGGCCGACGGCGACGTAGCCGACGGCGACGTAGCCGACGGCGCGGGCACCGGCTGCCTGTCCGCCGCCCGGCTCGGTGAGCTGCAGCGGCTCGGCCGGTCGCTGGAGCGGTACTTCGGCGCACCCCAGGACGTCGAGTGGGCGATCGGCCACGACGGCCGGCTGCGGCTGACCCAGTCGCGGCCGATCACCACACTGTTCCCGATCCCGGTCCACGCCGGCCACGACGTCCGCGCGTACTCATCGGTGAACATTTACCAGGGTCTGGACCGGCCGTTCACCCCGATGGGCTCGTACCTGGTCCGCAAGCGCCAGGAGGGGATGCGGCAGTACCTGGTGGCGGTGGGTTTCTCGGCGGAGGTCACCGACGTGGACGGGTGGCTGTACTGGGACATCACCGACAGCGTCCGGCACGCCGCGAAACGGCCGAAGGTCGTCTCGTTCATGAACAACCTCACGGCGCCGGCGGGGCAGGTGGTCGAGCAGCTCGGGAGTGACCCGCGGTTTCCTGAGGTGCCGGGATCGTCGGCCGAAGCGGTGCCGGGCCCGGGCCGTCACCGGTGGGAGCGCGTCGTTCCGGCCCTGCTGTGGCCGTCCGCGGCGCGGGCGCGGGTGGTCCGGGCGGCGGAGGGGAAGCTGCGCGGGTTCGCCGGCCCGGTGGAGGCAACCGCGCAGGAGCGGCTGAGCTTCGTGGAGGACGTGCACCGCGACGTCTGCCAGATCGAGGCGAACCTGCCGCGCGGCGCCAACAGCGCGCGGACCGTGGTGTCCGGCTACGTCGCCAGGCTGCTGGCCGGGTATGCCGATCCGGCGGAGATCGCCGCCGTCTACCGGGGAATCCCGCACAACCCCACCACGGAGATGGACCTCGTGCTGTGGCAGCTCGCCGTCGCCGTGCGGCGTGATCCGGCGCTGTGCGCGCAGCTGCTCGAAACCGACGCCGGACAGCTGGCGCGCCGTCAGCTGTCCGGCGAGCTGCCCTCGGTCGTGCAGGACGGGATCCGGGAGTTCCTCGCAGCCTACGGCTGCCGCACCACTGCGGAAATCGACTTCGGGGTGCCGCGGTGGAGCGACGATCCGGCGCCGGTTTTCGTGATGCTGGCGAACTTCCTGCGGGCGACCGGCGACGACCAGGACGCCGGGAAGCGGTTCGCCGCGGCCGCGGTCGCCGCGGAAGCGAAGATCGGCGAACTGACCGGACGGCTCCCGCGTTCCCGCGCGCCGAGGGCGTGGCTCGCGCGGTTCCTGCTGCGCCGGACCCGTCAGCTGTGCGGGCTGCGGGAATTCCCGAAGCTCTGCCTGATGCGCGGGTTCGCCTTGCTGCGTCGGCAATTGCTGCTCGTCGGCGCGGAGATCGCCGGCGCGGGGCGGCTGGCGAAGGCGGGCGATGTCCTGTTCCTCGATCTGCCGGAGGTGCGGAAAGCGTTGGCGGGGGAGGACTTCCGGGATCTGGTCACCGAGCGCAGGGCCGTTTACGAGCGGGAGTGCCGGCGGCCGAGGGTGCCCGCCGTCATCCTTTCCGATGGCACCGTTCCCCAGCCGGACCGCGCCTCCGCCGAGGCTGCGCTCACCGGGCTGGCGGCCGCGGCCGGGGTCGCGACCGGCCCGGCCCGCGTCGTCCACGATCCGGACGGCGCGCGGGTCGAGCCCGGCGAGATCCTGGTCGCCGCGACCACGGACCCCGGCTGGACCCCGCTCTTCCTGACCGCGGCCGCCCTGGTCACCGAGACCGGTGGCATGGTCTCGCACGGCACCACCGTCGCGCGGGAGCACGGGATCCCGGCCGTGGTCGGCGTCGGCGACGCCACCCGCCGCATCCGCACCGGCCAGCGGATCACCGTCGACGGCAGCGCCGGCACGGTGACGCCGGATGATCCTGGGTAG
- a CDS encoding TetR/AcrR family transcriptional regulator gives MARQRDERIDDAVLAAVTALVREVGYPALTMEAIAKRAGTTKPAIRRRWKSQKHLVVAAMADEKSGVVEIDTGCTHCDIVGHLEALRIAMDDPALGQVLPALVADLADDPELRATFLTAVWGPRREACVVSLDRARARGDLRPGLDIDLVVDLFAAPVVFRALFGHLELGPEFSEDVARAVLSGVGTGEGPLHQEHGRTT, from the coding sequence ATGGCACGCCAGCGGGACGAGCGGATCGATGACGCCGTGCTGGCCGCGGTGACCGCGCTCGTGCGGGAGGTCGGGTACCCGGCGTTGACCATGGAGGCCATCGCGAAGCGGGCGGGCACCACCAAGCCGGCCATCCGCCGCCGTTGGAAGAGCCAGAAACACCTGGTCGTCGCGGCTATGGCGGACGAGAAGAGCGGTGTCGTGGAGATCGACACGGGGTGCACGCACTGCGACATCGTGGGGCACCTCGAAGCGTTGCGGATCGCGATGGACGACCCCGCGCTGGGCCAAGTGCTCCCGGCGCTGGTGGCCGACCTCGCGGATGACCCGGAGCTGCGGGCGACCTTCCTCACCGCCGTCTGGGGACCCCGGCGGGAAGCCTGCGTCGTCTCCCTGGACCGGGCGAGGGCCCGCGGCGACCTCCGTCCCGGCCTCGACATCGACCTCGTGGTCGACCTGTTCGCCGCCCCCGTCGTCTTCCGGGCGCTCTTCGGCCATCTCGAACTCGGGCCGGAGTTCTCGGAGGACGTCGCGCGCGCCGTGCTGTCCGGGGTGGGCACCGGCGAAGGACCGCTCCACCAGGAACACGGCCGTACGACCTGA
- a CDS encoding DmpA family aminopeptidase: protein MRARALGLPLAGRTGPLNTITDVPGVAVGYTTLIEGTDVRTGVTAILPRPHDEVDVPCAAGWYSLNGNGEMTGTSWLTETGALRLPVMITNTHAIGPVHRGVVDWALRERPRLADQWLLPVVAETWDGYLNDINGPHVRAEHAIAAIDAARPGPVEEGSVGGGTGMNCYAFKGGSGTASRVVAHGGDTYTVGVFVQANFGSRRELTVCGVPVGDRLGADNPMEHTEWRTPPGAGSVIVVVATDAPLLPGQCTALARRVPLGLARTGTTGSHFSGDIFLAFSTANAGALTIGPPEGDPGYEQLRFVPWNRMDAFYAAVAPAVEEAVLNALVAGRTMVGRRGHRSPGLPVPELLDVLS from the coding sequence ATGCGCGCGCGTGCGCTTGGCCTGCCGCTGGCCGGCCGGACCGGCCCGCTCAACACGATCACCGACGTGCCGGGAGTCGCCGTCGGCTACACCACACTGATCGAGGGCACCGACGTCCGCACCGGCGTCACCGCGATCCTCCCCCGGCCGCACGACGAGGTCGACGTGCCGTGCGCGGCGGGCTGGTATTCGCTCAACGGCAACGGCGAGATGACCGGCACGAGCTGGCTGACCGAGACCGGGGCGCTGCGGCTGCCGGTGATGATCACCAACACGCACGCGATCGGGCCCGTGCACCGCGGGGTCGTGGACTGGGCGCTGCGGGAGCGGCCGCGCCTCGCGGACCAGTGGCTGCTGCCGGTGGTCGCGGAGACCTGGGACGGCTACCTCAATGACATCAACGGCCCGCACGTGCGGGCGGAGCACGCGATCGCCGCCATCGACGCGGCGCGGCCCGGCCCGGTCGAGGAGGGCTCGGTCGGCGGCGGGACGGGGATGAACTGCTACGCCTTCAAGGGCGGCAGCGGCACGGCGTCCCGGGTGGTCGCCCACGGCGGCGACACTTACACGGTCGGGGTGTTCGTGCAGGCGAACTTCGGGTCCCGGCGGGAGCTGACCGTCTGCGGGGTGCCGGTCGGGGACCGGCTGGGCGCCGACAACCCGATGGAGCACACCGAGTGGCGGACGCCGCCCGGCGCCGGTTCGGTGATCGTCGTCGTCGCCACCGACGCCCCGCTGCTGCCCGGGCAGTGCACCGCGCTGGCCCGCCGCGTGCCACTCGGCCTCGCCCGCACCGGGACCACCGGCTCGCACTTCTCCGGTGACATCTTCCTCGCCTTCTCCACCGCCAACGCCGGCGCGCTGACGATCGGCCCGCCCGAGGGCGACCCCGGCTACGAGCAGCTCCGGTTCGTGCCGTGGAACCGGATGGACGCCTTCTACGCGGCCGTTGCCCCTGCCGTCGAGGAGGCTGTGCTCAACGCCCTTGTCGCCGGCCGCACCATGGTCGGCCGCCGCGGTCACCGGTCCCCTGGGCTGCCGGTTCCCGAGCTGCTCGACGTGCTGAGCTGA
- a CDS encoding TetR/AcrR family transcriptional regulator, with the protein MPRPSRAAERRAELLVAAREAIAEHGVIGLRLRDIADRADISTGSLLYYFPNLTELLYEVQRAAVERFCADREAAAAREPDPRRRLAGLIRAGLPSGREDDLCFLIYELGAYARTDPAYAAQHIQLYERQVALYSAVLAAGAAGGVFTLTRDTTTIARNLVALEDGLGLHLTHAVPTFTAPVAEQLLLAYATDSTGCALDALPQPEGA; encoded by the coding sequence ATGCCACGACCGAGCAGGGCCGCCGAGCGGCGGGCCGAACTCCTCGTCGCCGCCCGGGAGGCGATCGCCGAGCACGGGGTGATCGGCCTCCGTCTGCGGGACATCGCGGACCGGGCGGACATCTCGACCGGTTCGCTGCTCTACTACTTCCCGAACCTCACCGAGCTGCTGTACGAGGTGCAGCGGGCCGCGGTCGAGCGGTTCTGCGCCGACCGGGAGGCCGCGGCCGCGCGGGAGCCCGATCCCCGGCGCCGGCTCGCCGGCCTCATCCGGGCCGGGCTGCCGTCCGGGCGCGAGGACGACCTGTGCTTCCTGATCTACGAGCTCGGTGCCTACGCCCGCACCGATCCCGCCTACGCCGCCCAGCACATCCAGCTCTACGAACGCCAGGTCGCGCTGTACTCCGCCGTGCTGGCGGCCGGCGCGGCGGGCGGCGTGTTCACCCTGACCCGGGACACCACCACGATCGCCCGCAACCTGGTGGCGCTGGAGGACGGCCTCGGCCTGCACCTCACCCACGCCGTGCCCACCTTCACCGCGCCAGTGGCGGAACAGCTGTTACTGGCCTATGCCACCGATTCCACCGGGTGCGCCCTCGACGCGCTCCCCCAGCCGGAAGGAGCCTGA
- a CDS encoding APC family permease, whose amino-acid sequence MASDPTGGPAAPSTPQQQPSRPVLRRGLRVLGTLLITLSATTPASSVFIISPGVMAQAGSGAFWSFLLAGVVGIFMAFVYAELASAYPLSGGEYAIVGRTLGKLPGFVTLGLLVITQVLIIAVIALGVGTYLSVVFPSLNGPVVAAVTTVVATVLAVFDIKLNAWVTGVFLAIEMAALVVLTVLGVAHPSRPFTDLLLHPVAAGSGGSLMPAGIGLIGAATAVAIFSYNGYGSAVYFGEETKDAHRGIARAVLWALVITVIAELAPVTAVLLGAPSLNELFAAPNMMAYFITAVGGSGLNTAISLAVALAILNAVLAIILITARMVFSTGRDAAWPGTVSRALATVHPRFATPWVATIAVGAVGAALCFADEQFLVVTTATTIVAVYILLCLAAVNGRRNGSTAHARYRMPLFPVAPILALIALGYVVYENALDSKVGRPSLYVTIGIASVAVAYYLLVLRRRGTWELRGASDE is encoded by the coding sequence ATGGCATCAGACCCGACCGGCGGCCCGGCCGCACCGTCCACGCCTCAGCAGCAGCCGTCCCGGCCGGTGCTGCGCCGCGGCCTTCGTGTGCTGGGCACGCTGCTCATCACCCTGTCCGCGACCACCCCCGCGTCCTCGGTCTTCATCATTTCCCCCGGCGTGATGGCGCAGGCCGGCAGCGGCGCCTTCTGGAGCTTCCTGCTGGCCGGCGTGGTCGGGATCTTCATGGCGTTCGTCTACGCCGAACTCGCCTCCGCGTACCCGCTCAGCGGCGGCGAGTACGCGATCGTCGGCCGCACACTGGGCAAACTGCCCGGTTTCGTCACCCTCGGCCTGCTGGTGATCACCCAGGTGCTGATCATCGCGGTGATCGCGCTCGGGGTCGGGACCTACCTGTCGGTGGTGTTCCCGAGCCTGAACGGCCCGGTCGTCGCCGCCGTGACCACGGTCGTGGCGACCGTGCTGGCCGTCTTCGACATCAAGCTGAACGCGTGGGTGACCGGGGTCTTCCTGGCCATCGAGATGGCCGCGCTGGTGGTCCTGACCGTGCTCGGCGTCGCCCATCCCAGCCGGCCGTTCACCGACCTGCTGCTGCACCCGGTGGCGGCCGGCTCCGGCGGATCGCTGATGCCGGCCGGCATCGGGCTCATCGGCGCGGCGACGGCGGTCGCGATCTTCTCCTACAACGGATACGGCTCGGCCGTGTACTTCGGCGAGGAGACGAAGGACGCCCACCGCGGCATCGCCCGCGCCGTGCTGTGGGCGCTGGTCATCACCGTGATCGCCGAACTGGCCCCGGTGACCGCCGTGCTGCTGGGGGCGCCGTCGCTGAACGAGCTGTTCGCGGCGCCGAACATGATGGCCTACTTCATCACCGCCGTCGGCGGGTCCGGGCTGAACACGGCGATCAGCCTCGCCGTGGCGCTGGCGATCCTCAACGCGGTGCTGGCGATCATCCTGATCACCGCCCGGATGGTGTTCAGCACCGGCCGGGACGCGGCCTGGCCGGGCACGGTCAGCCGGGCGCTGGCCACCGTCCACCCCCGCTTCGCCACCCCGTGGGTAGCGACGATCGCCGTCGGGGCCGTCGGCGCGGCGCTGTGTTTCGCCGACGAGCAGTTCCTGGTCGTCACCACGGCGACGACGATCGTGGCCGTCTACATCCTGCTGTGCCTGGCCGCGGTGAACGGCAGGCGCAACGGCTCGACCGCGCACGCCCGCTACCGCATGCCACTGTTCCCGGTCGCCCCGATCCTCGCGCTGATCGCCCTCGGGTACGTGGTCTACGAGAACGCGCTGGACTCGAAGGTCGGCCGGCCGAGCCTGTACGTCACGATCGGCATCGCCTCCGTCGCAGTCGCTTATTACCTGCTCGTCCTGCGTCGGCGCGGCACCTGGGAACTGCGCGGCGCAAGCGACGAGTGA
- a CDS encoding aldo/keto reductase: protein MEKRQLGKTGIEISEFVYGAGSIGGIGGAPATRGLGIDAEQGFNRLSEAHALGIRVVDTADSYGGGESELTVGRWLAEQLPEDVLVETKVGGTAQGINLSGPHVERQLAQSIERLGRVDLYLTHAPDPTTPLEETLTAFAAAQEAGLIRAFGVCNVDAGLLESLLSTAANAGLPRPEWIQNGFNLLDRKDEKDLLPLVDAEGLGYMAFSPLAGGVLSDRYLDGAQPAAGSRIAVAGDHYYAGMYSPDNLARVARLRDIARDKGISVAGLALAWMRAHPAITAPVISPSTAAQWQAVHEALEAELDEDAFATISTIFS from the coding sequence ATGGAGAAGCGGCAGCTGGGCAAGACCGGAATCGAGATCTCCGAGTTCGTCTACGGCGCGGGATCGATCGGCGGCATCGGCGGCGCGCCGGCGACTCGGGGCTTGGGCATCGATGCCGAGCAGGGGTTCAACCGGCTGAGTGAAGCCCACGCGCTGGGCATTCGCGTGGTCGACACCGCGGACAGTTACGGCGGCGGTGAAAGCGAGCTCACCGTCGGTCGCTGGCTGGCGGAGCAGCTGCCCGAGGACGTCCTGGTCGAGACCAAGGTGGGCGGCACCGCGCAGGGCATCAACCTGTCCGGTCCGCACGTCGAACGGCAGCTCGCGCAGAGCATCGAGCGCCTGGGCCGGGTCGACCTCTACCTGACGCACGCGCCCGACCCGACCACCCCGCTCGAAGAAACCCTCACCGCGTTCGCGGCCGCGCAGGAAGCCGGGCTGATCAGGGCGTTCGGGGTCTGCAATGTCGACGCCGGGCTGCTCGAATCCCTCCTGTCCACGGCGGCGAACGCCGGGCTGCCGCGTCCCGAGTGGATTCAGAACGGCTTCAACCTGCTTGACCGCAAGGACGAGAAGGATCTGCTGCCCTTGGTCGACGCGGAGGGCCTCGGCTACATGGCCTTTTCCCCGCTCGCCGGCGGCGTATTGTCCGATCGCTACCTCGACGGCGCCCAACCGGCCGCGGGCAGCCGCATCGCGGTGGCCGGCGATCACTATTACGCCGGCATGTACTCCCCGGACAACCTCGCCCGCGTCGCCCGGCTCCGGGACATCGCACGGGACAAGGGAATCAGCGTGGCGGGGCTGGCGCTGGCCTGGATGCGGGCGCATCCGGCGATCACCGCGCCGGTCATCTCGCCCAGCACCGCCGCCCAGTGGCAGGCCGTTCACGAAGCGCTCGAGGCCGAACTCGACGAGGACGCCTTCGCCACCATTTCGACGATCTTCAGCTAG
- a CDS encoding histone-like nucleoid-structuring protein Lsr2 — MAQKVLVQMVDDIDGGEASQTVPFGIDGIQYEIDLSDDNATGLREEFARYIAASRRTGGRKIRSVAGVATTTSADRERSREIRAWALANGWDVSERGRIPATVIAAYEERDQAPAKATRKRNSAKKA; from the coding sequence ATGGCACAAAAAGTTCTAGTCCAGATGGTCGATGACATCGATGGTGGCGAGGCCAGCCAGACGGTCCCGTTCGGCATCGACGGCATCCAGTACGAAATCGACTTGTCCGATGACAACGCGACCGGTCTGCGTGAGGAGTTCGCGCGCTACATCGCCGCGTCGCGCCGGACCGGGGGCCGCAAGATCCGGTCGGTCGCCGGGGTCGCGACCACCACTTCCGCCGACCGGGAGCGTTCGCGGGAGATTCGCGCGTGGGCGCTGGCGAACGGCTGGGACGTCTCCGAGCGCGGACGCATCCCGGCGACCGTCATCGCCGCCTATGAAGAGCGTGACCAGGCTCCGGCGAAGGCCACGCGCAAGCGTAACAGCGCGAAGAAGGCGTAA
- a CDS encoding O-methyltransferase has product MLEEHTDGPAFNDESIKQLLGEEATGYKNVYKSFAGNFLNISAEVGQFLYICARARQAKRIVEFGTSFGISTIYLATALKDGGGRLRTELEATKTQCARDNHETASLADLVEIRVGDALEALRDGVGGPVDLVLLDGAFGLCRPALELREPHLRPGAPVIAENAVEQSTGYLGHVRDPRNGTAP; this is encoded by the coding sequence CTGCTCGAAGAGCACACCGACGGCCCGGCTTTTAATGACGAGAGCATCAAGCAACTGCTCGGGGAAGAGGCAACAGGCTACAAAAATGTATACAAATCCTTCGCGGGGAACTTCCTGAACATTTCTGCGGAGGTCGGCCAGTTCCTCTACATCTGCGCGCGGGCCCGCCAGGCGAAGCGCATCGTGGAGTTCGGCACGTCGTTCGGCATCTCCACCATCTATTTGGCCACCGCGCTCAAAGACGGCGGCGGCCGGCTCAGGACCGAACTGGAAGCCACGAAGACCCAGTGCGCAAGGGATAACCACGAGACCGCCAGCCTGGCCGACCTCGTGGAAATCCGGGTCGGCGACGCGCTGGAAGCACTCCGCGACGGTGTCGGCGGGCCGGTGGACCTGGTGCTGCTCGACGGCGCGTTCGGCCTCTGCCGGCCCGCGCTCGAACTGCGCGAGCCGCACCTGCGGCCCGGCGCGCCGGTGATCGCCGAAAACGCGGTCGAGCAGTCGACCGGATACCTCGGCCACGTCCGCGACCCGCGCAACGGGACCGCACCCTGA
- a CDS encoding dienelactone hydrolase family protein, with the protein MPTTTLLIPTPDGQADAFAAFPEGGRHPGVLMYADGFGLRPVLLEMARELAGHGYYVLVPNFFYRHGPAPVIELPEHIGEAARPAVFARLMPLIEAHTTERILRDADAYLRFLTAQPEVSAGPVAVTGYCIGGLLALRTAAAHPGQVAAVAGFHGPVGADGPDGLLARITAEVHLGHAEGDLTPEALGELNQALDAAGVRYTSEIYPGTVHGFTMSDTDSFNASGLQRHWDRLLPLLDRTLATG; encoded by the coding sequence ATGCCCACCACGACTTTGCTGATTCCCACTCCCGACGGCCAGGCCGACGCTTTCGCCGCTTTCCCTGAAGGCGGGCGGCACCCAGGGGTGCTGATGTACGCGGACGGCTTCGGCCTCCGGCCCGTGCTGCTGGAGATGGCCCGCGAACTGGCCGGGCACGGGTACTACGTGCTCGTGCCCAACTTCTTCTACCGGCACGGCCCGGCACCGGTGATCGAACTTCCCGAGCACATCGGAGAAGCGGCCCGTCCCGCGGTCTTCGCCCGGCTGATGCCCTTGATCGAGGCGCACACCACCGAACGGATCCTGCGCGACGCCGACGCCTACCTCAGGTTCCTCACCGCCCAGCCCGAGGTCAGCGCCGGGCCGGTCGCGGTGACCGGCTACTGCATCGGCGGCCTCCTGGCGTTGCGCACCGCCGCGGCCCACCCCGGCCAGGTGGCCGCCGTCGCCGGATTCCACGGCCCCGTCGGCGCCGACGGGCCGGACGGCCTCCTCGCCCGGATCACCGCCGAAGTCCACCTCGGTCACGCCGAAGGCGACCTGACGCCCGAGGCCCTCGGCGAGCTCAACCAGGCCCTGGACGCCGCGGGTGTCCGCTACACCTCCGAGATCTACCCGGGCACCGTCCACGGCTTCACCATGTCCGACACCGATTCCTTCAACGCCTCCGGACTACAGCGGCACTGGGACCGCCTGCTTCCCCTGCTCGACCGGACCCTGGCCACCGGCTGA
- a CDS encoding papain-like cysteine protease family protein gives MDYRSNRRAVRAVVATGATALALAMLPASAFAQSGGDTNRPNGLEKTSTHTQVRQVTPPGARAASTSHAAPASKQLDYSQQVQQNDEWCWAADGSSIEQSQGGSASQEEFCAAGKGAQVGSCPNDAAQISEIVQGFQGTGFSAQDAGGPISYNSIEQQVDSGILNLTGIYWTSGGGHAEVIYGYDSSNQSIMLGDPWPSYQRYQTWDYSQYQRNAQFTWNDTVVNIQKG, from the coding sequence ATGGATTACCGATCCAATCGACGGGCAGTCCGGGCCGTCGTGGCGACCGGGGCGACCGCCCTCGCGTTGGCCATGCTGCCCGCTTCCGCGTTCGCGCAGTCCGGCGGCGACACGAACCGGCCCAACGGACTGGAGAAGACCAGCACCCACACGCAGGTCCGGCAGGTCACGCCGCCCGGCGCCAGGGCAGCGAGCACCTCCCACGCGGCACCGGCGTCGAAACAACTGGACTACAGCCAGCAGGTGCAGCAGAACGACGAGTGGTGCTGGGCCGCGGACGGCTCCAGCATCGAGCAGTCGCAGGGCGGCAGCGCCTCCCAGGAGGAGTTCTGCGCCGCGGGCAAGGGGGCCCAGGTCGGCTCCTGTCCGAACGACGCGGCGCAGATTTCGGAGATCGTGCAAGGGTTCCAGGGCACCGGCTTCTCCGCGCAGGACGCGGGCGGGCCGATCAGCTACAACTCGATCGAGCAGCAGGTCGACTCCGGCATCCTGAACCTGACCGGCATCTACTGGACCTCCGGTGGCGGCCACGCCGAGGTGATCTACGGGTACGACAGCTCGAACCAGTCCATCATGCTCGGCGACCCGTGGCCGTCCTACCAGCGCTACCAGACCTGGGACTACAGCCAGTACCAGCGCAACGCCCAGTTCACCTGGAACGACACCGTCGTCAACATCCAGAAGGGCTGA
- a CDS encoding XRE family transcriptional regulator: MHQHYANDGAVRRSPGALPSAVRFGPFHRALSEAVDHRGLSLSRLRAHLATRGVSVAESTLSYWQRGLRHPSATRSLNVVRALESVLGLPSDSLVVLIGPHRSPGEGDRRPSLPELQQSWTETCTLLEELSGLPRAEENADLDVVTVVDVLTLTAEGQTEEITSTMVVRARRSGADSFLVTHQDEDGTDVTATSVIAVDGCRMGRLRRSVPSAGMVFELLFDRGLAEGETHTFAFTLRLDASVRSSSFHRIVRAPMSAYLLRLRFDAAKLPARCLKTIRPREDLDPLVSEPLFCGPGATVSAYFEDLGVGIAGVDLIWD; encoded by the coding sequence ATGCACCAGCACTACGCCAATGACGGCGCGGTCCGGCGGTCACCGGGGGCGCTGCCGTCCGCGGTGCGGTTCGGGCCGTTCCACCGGGCGCTCTCCGAGGCAGTCGATCATCGCGGGCTTTCCTTGTCCCGCTTGCGCGCGCATCTGGCCACGCGCGGGGTGTCGGTGGCCGAGTCGACGTTGAGTTACTGGCAGCGCGGGCTCCGGCATCCCTCGGCCACCCGCTCGCTCAACGTCGTGCGCGCGCTGGAATCGGTACTGGGCCTGCCTTCCGACAGCCTCGTCGTGCTGATCGGCCCCCATCGGTCGCCGGGCGAAGGCGACCGCAGGCCGTCGTTGCCGGAACTGCAGCAGAGCTGGACCGAAACCTGCACCCTGCTGGAAGAACTGAGCGGCCTGCCCCGCGCCGAGGAGAACGCGGACCTGGACGTGGTGACGGTCGTCGACGTGCTGACCCTGACCGCGGAGGGCCAGACCGAGGAGATCACCTCGACCATGGTGGTCCGGGCCCGGCGGTCCGGCGCGGACAGCTTCCTGGTCACCCACCAGGACGAAGACGGCACCGACGTGACGGCGACCTCGGTCATCGCGGTCGACGGCTGCCGGATGGGCCGGTTGCGGCGGAGCGTCCCGTCGGCGGGGATGGTGTTCGAGCTGCTCTTCGACCGCGGCCTGGCCGAGGGCGAGACGCACACGTTCGCCTTCACCCTGCGGCTGGACGCGTCGGTCCGGTCGAGCAGCTTCCACCGGATCGTCCGCGCCCCCATGTCGGCCTACCTGCTCCGGCTGCGCTTCGACGCGGCCAAGCTGCCCGCCCGGTGCCTGAAGACGATCCGCCCCCGTGAAGACCTCGATCCACTGGTCAGCGAACCGTTGTTCTGCGGGCCGGGCGCCACCGTGAGCGCTTACTTCGAGGACCTCGGCGTCGGCATCGCGGGAGTCGACCTCATCTGGGACTAG